From Streptomyces durmitorensis, a single genomic window includes:
- a CDS encoding GntR family transcriptional regulator has product MTLKIEIDGGSAGGVPSYEQVRAQIAEQARGGTLPVGYKLPTVRGLAQELGLAANTVAKAYRALEADGVIETRGRHGTFVAAAGDAAAREASAAAQAFAERARRLGLSEARALAAVRDALRAAYGDSG; this is encoded by the coding sequence GTGACTTTGAAGATCGAGATCGACGGTGGCAGTGCGGGTGGTGTGCCGTCCTACGAGCAGGTGCGGGCCCAGATCGCCGAGCAGGCGCGGGGCGGGACGCTGCCGGTGGGGTACAAGTTGCCGACCGTGCGGGGGCTCGCCCAGGAGCTGGGGCTTGCCGCCAATACGGTGGCCAAGGCGTATCGGGCCCTTGAGGCGGACGGGGTGATCGAGACGCGGGGGCGTCATGGGACGTTCGTGGCCGCGGCCGGTGACGCGGCGGCGCGGGAGGCTTCGGCCGCGGCCCAGGCTTTTGCCGAGCGGGCTCGGCGGCTCGGGCTCTCCGAGGCGAGGGCTCTTGCCGCTGTGCGGGACGCGTTGCGGGCGGCTTACGGGGACTCGGGGTGA
- a CDS encoding tripartite tricarboxylate transporter permease produces the protein MDAFNSLMDGFGTALTPMNLLWAAVGVLLGTAIGVLPGIGPAMAVALLLPVTYGLEPTGAFIMFAGIYYGAMFGGSTTSILLNTPGESAAVVAAMEGNPMAKAGRGAQALAAAAIGHFAGGIIGTILLVALAPTVADLAVDIGAPDYFAIMVLAFIAVTSVLGSSRVRGLASLLIGLTLGLVGLDQMTGQQRLTFGSLQLADGIDVVIVAVGLFAIGEALWVAAHLRRTSGEAIPVGRPWLGKADVKRTWKSWLRGPLIGFPFGAIPAGGAEIPTFLSYVTEKRLSKHKDEWGKGAIEGVAGPESASSASAAGTLVSMLTLGLPTTAVAAVMLAAFQQYGIQPGPLLFEREPDLVWGLIASLFVGMVLLLALNLPLAPVWAKLLRIPRPYLYAGILFFAAVGAYAVGGEALDLVILLIIGLIGFGMRRYGLPVLPAVIGVILGPNAEQQLRRALQISDGSVSGLFDTPFSITVYVIIALIVLWPLLKKLLVRGRRTDVDVKA, from the coding sequence ATGGACGCCTTCAACTCCCTGATGGACGGCTTCGGCACGGCCCTCACCCCCATGAACCTGCTCTGGGCCGCCGTCGGCGTGCTCCTGGGCACCGCGATCGGCGTCCTGCCCGGCATCGGCCCCGCGATGGCGGTGGCCCTGCTGCTGCCTGTGACCTACGGCCTGGAGCCGACCGGCGCGTTCATCATGTTCGCGGGCATCTACTACGGGGCGATGTTCGGCGGCTCGACGACCTCGATCCTCCTGAACACCCCGGGCGAGAGCGCCGCGGTGGTGGCCGCCATGGAAGGCAACCCGATGGCCAAGGCGGGGCGCGGCGCACAGGCGCTCGCGGCCGCCGCCATCGGACACTTCGCGGGCGGCATCATCGGCACGATCCTCCTGGTGGCGCTCGCACCGACGGTCGCCGACCTCGCCGTCGACATCGGGGCGCCCGACTACTTCGCCATCATGGTGCTCGCGTTCATCGCCGTGACATCGGTCCTCGGCTCCTCGCGCGTACGAGGACTCGCCTCACTCCTCATCGGCCTCACCCTCGGCCTGGTCGGCCTCGACCAGATGACCGGCCAGCAGCGCCTGACCTTCGGCTCGCTCCAACTGGCCGACGGCATCGACGTGGTGATCGTCGCCGTGGGCCTCTTCGCGATCGGCGAGGCCCTGTGGGTCGCGGCCCACCTGCGGCGCACCAGCGGCGAGGCGATCCCGGTCGGCCGCCCCTGGCTCGGCAAGGCCGACGTCAAGCGCACCTGGAAGTCCTGGCTGCGCGGCCCGCTCATCGGCTTCCCGTTCGGCGCGATCCCGGCCGGCGGCGCGGAGATCCCCACCTTCCTCTCGTACGTCACCGAGAAGCGCCTGTCCAAGCACAAGGACGAGTGGGGCAAGGGCGCGATCGAGGGAGTGGCGGGCCCCGAGTCGGCGTCATCGGCATCGGCGGCCGGAACACTCGTCTCCATGCTGACCCTGGGCCTGCCCACGACGGCGGTCGCGGCAGTGATGCTCGCGGCCTTCCAGCAGTACGGCATCCAGCCGGGCCCGCTCCTCTTCGAGCGCGAACCGGACCTGGTGTGGGGCCTGATCGCGTCCCTCTTCGTGGGCATGGTCCTGCTCCTGGCCCTGAACCTCCCCCTGGCCCCGGTCTGGGCGAAACTGCTCCGCATCCCGAGGCCCTACCTCTACGCGGGAATCCTCTTCTTCGCTGCGGTGGGCGCCTACGCGGTCGGCGGCGAGGCCCTGGACCTGGTGATCCTGCTGATCATCGGCCTGATCGGCTTCGGCATGCGACGCTACGGACTGCCCGTCCTGCCCGCCGTCATCGGCGTCATCCTCGGCCCGAACGCGGAACAACAGCTGCGCCGCGCCCTGCAGATCAGCGACGGCAGCGTCAGCGGCCTGTTCGACACGCCCTTCTCGATCACGGTGTACGTGATCATCGCGCTGATCGTGTTGTGGCCGCTCCTGAAGAAACTGCTGGTGCGGGGCAGGAGGACTGACGTAGACGTAAAGGCATGA
- a CDS encoding DUF402 domain-containing protein, with product MSETSADQVAVVLMKAGRMKIRYPAEVVADDGTVVTVRAPWAAAGVRDFGFVRFEPGDVFTEHYWRDRWYAVKEVRTSAGVLKGWYCDVTRPAVRDGATLTVEDLDLDLWCSADGETILRLDEDEFAESGLSERDPEAASQAMSALNTLEHLARTGASLSPSLPKASPALHNAP from the coding sequence ATGTCCGAGACCTCGGCTGACCAGGTGGCCGTGGTCCTCATGAAGGCGGGCCGGATGAAGATCCGCTACCCCGCGGAGGTCGTCGCGGACGACGGCACCGTGGTGACGGTCCGCGCACCGTGGGCGGCTGCCGGGGTGAGGGACTTCGGCTTCGTACGCTTCGAGCCGGGTGACGTCTTCACGGAGCACTACTGGCGTGACCGCTGGTACGCCGTGAAGGAGGTCCGCACGTCCGCGGGCGTCCTGAAGGGCTGGTACTGCGACGTGACGCGCCCCGCTGTGCGGGACGGCGCCACGCTCACGGTGGAGGACCTGGACCTGGACCTGTGGTGCTCGGCGGACGGCGAGACGATCCTGCGCCTGGACGAGGACGAGTTCGCGGAGAGCGGCCTGTCCGAACGCGACCCCGAGGCAGCATCCCAGGCCATGTCCGCCCTGAACACCTTGGAACACCTGGCCCGCACCGGAGCCTCGCTCTCCCCGTCCCTCCCGAAAGCGTCCCCTGCCCTCCACAACGCGCCGTAG
- a CDS encoding trifunctional class I SAM-dependent methyltransferase/NUDIX hydrolase/VOC family protein, producing MSIDWDAEAATFDDEPDHGLRDAVVREAWAQRLGDWLPMAPGDVLDLGCGTGSLSLLAAERGHRVTAVDLSPNMVERAREKLSGHEAEVLVGDAGEPPVEGRRFDVILVRHVLWMLPDPEATLRHWCGLLRRGGRLILIEGVWGTTNPSGIPASRLISALTPMTGRLHSERLSGDERLWGKRVEDERYAIVAHVAGPRRHKEVVDVHLILRRGEEVLLARRANTGYGDGLFNTPSGHVEPGEDVRMAVIREAKEEIGLDLTPEDVSAELVIQHRGPGGNPRIGWFFEAAYGAGGEPFNAEPDKCDELSWHRADALPDDMVAYCRAGLEAWRVGERFVLHWQEEGDAVGYEAGGAERGIDLASARGTHHVELWVPDFAAAEESWGWLLGELGHVREQRWERGGSWRRGATYIVLEQSPDMRGGGHDRLLPGLNHLAFHVASAAELDRLVAEAPGHGWSLLFPERHPFAGGEEHCAAYLEDGAGFEVELVVGATPTR from the coding sequence ATGAGCATCGACTGGGACGCCGAGGCGGCCACCTTCGACGACGAGCCGGACCACGGGCTGCGGGACGCGGTGGTGCGGGAGGCGTGGGCACAGCGGCTGGGGGACTGGTTGCCGATGGCCCCCGGCGACGTCCTTGACCTGGGCTGCGGCACCGGAAGCCTCTCTCTGCTCGCGGCCGAGCGGGGACATCGCGTCACGGCGGTGGACCTGTCACCGAACATGGTGGAGCGGGCCCGCGAGAAGCTGTCGGGGCACGAGGCGGAGGTGCTGGTCGGCGACGCGGGCGAGCCTCCGGTGGAGGGGCGCCGTTTCGACGTGATTCTGGTCCGGCACGTGCTGTGGATGCTGCCGGACCCGGAAGCGACGCTGCGGCACTGGTGCGGGCTGCTGCGGCGGGGCGGACGCCTGATCCTGATCGAGGGCGTATGGGGCACGACGAACCCCTCAGGCATCCCCGCGTCCCGCCTGATCAGCGCACTGACCCCGATGACGGGCCGCCTCCACTCCGAACGCCTTTCGGGCGACGAGCGGTTGTGGGGGAAGAGGGTGGAGGACGAGCGGTACGCGATCGTGGCGCACGTCGCCGGGCCCCGCCGCCACAAGGAGGTGGTGGACGTCCACCTGATCCTCCGCCGCGGTGAGGAGGTTCTCCTGGCCCGCCGCGCCAACACCGGTTACGGCGACGGCCTGTTCAACACCCCCTCCGGCCACGTCGAGCCCGGAGAGGACGTCCGCATGGCGGTGATCCGCGAGGCGAAGGAGGAGATCGGCCTCGACCTCACCCCCGAGGACGTGAGCGCCGAACTGGTCATCCAGCACCGGGGACCCGGTGGGAATCCCCGCATCGGCTGGTTCTTCGAGGCGGCGTACGGCGCGGGCGGCGAGCCGTTCAACGCGGAGCCGGACAAGTGCGACGAACTGAGCTGGCACAGGGCGGACGCGCTGCCGGACGACATGGTGGCGTACTGCAGGGCAGGGCTCGAAGCATGGCGGGTGGGGGAGCGGTTCGTTCTGCACTGGCAGGAGGAGGGGGATGCGGTGGGGTATGAGGCGGGCGGGGCCGAGCGGGGGATTGACCTCGCGTCGGCGCGGGGCACACACCATGTGGAGCTCTGGGTACCGGACTTCGCTGCCGCGGAGGAGTCGTGGGGCTGGCTCCTGGGCGAGCTGGGGCATGTCCGTGAGCAGCGCTGGGAGCGCGGCGGCAGTTGGCGCCGGGGTGCGACGTACATCGTGCTCGAACAATCGCCCGACATGCGTGGCGGGGGCCATGACCGGCTGCTGCCCGGCCTGAACCACCTGGCGTTCCATGTGGCGAGCGCGGCGGAGCTCGACCGGCTGGTGGCGGAGGCTCCGGGACACGGGTGGTCCTTGCTGTTCCCGGAGCGGCATCCGTTTGCGGGAGGTGAGGAGCACTGTGCGGCCTATCTGGAGGACGGGGCCGGGTTCGAGGTGGAGCTGGTGGTCGGGGCGACTCCGACCAGATGA
- a CDS encoding tripartite tricarboxylate transporter TctB family protein: protein MTTSTPETAPTPPEERGGGRRAWLREHSELGVCVMLLALGALVLTDALTMDVEIAQRGPIGPKTVPIAVGIGLLVVAVILAVDVLRGGRGEAEGGEDIDLSEPADWRTVLLLAGVFLGAAVLIEPLGFPIAGALLFWGAAYALGSRHLDRDPLIAAGISLITYVVFNNLLGVPLPGGPLMGVL, encoded by the coding sequence GTGACGACGTCGACACCCGAAACCGCGCCGACCCCGCCCGAGGAACGCGGCGGCGGCCGCCGCGCCTGGCTGCGCGAACACTCCGAACTCGGCGTCTGCGTCATGCTGTTGGCCCTCGGCGCCCTCGTCCTCACCGACGCGCTCACCATGGACGTCGAGATCGCCCAGCGCGGCCCCATCGGACCCAAGACGGTACCGATCGCCGTCGGCATCGGACTCCTCGTCGTCGCCGTGATCCTCGCCGTCGACGTCCTGCGCGGCGGCCGCGGCGAAGCCGAGGGCGGCGAGGACATCGACCTGTCCGAACCCGCCGACTGGCGCACCGTCCTGCTCCTCGCCGGAGTCTTCCTCGGCGCCGCCGTCCTCATCGAACCGCTCGGCTTCCCCATCGCGGGCGCCCTGCTCTTCTGGGGCGCCGCGTACGCGCTCGGCAGCCGTCACCTCGACCGCGACCCGCTCATCGCGGCAGGGATCTCCCTCATCACGTACGTCGTCTTCAACAACCTGCTCGGGGTGCCGCTCCCCGGCGGACCACTGATGGGAGTGCTGTGA
- a CDS encoding Bug family tripartite tricarboxylate transporter substrate binding protein, which translates to MRLRTPLALLGAALLVLAGPPLLSTGSDAETGTQIPGLRFMVPNTPGGGYDITARTAAKNAEDAGLTHNIEVFNLPGAGGTVGLSRLVGEHGNGKLAMSMGLGVVGAARSNDSPKTLADTTPIARLTEEPDVVVVAKDSPYKDIKQLVTAWKKNPGKLPVGGGSSPGGPDHLAPMLMARAAGIDPKKVNYVPFDGGGELLASILGKKVAFGVSGVGEYLDQIKSGELRLLATTGPKRAKGLDGPTLKESGYDVDFTNWRGIVAPPGLSDAERKKLTGLVRKLHDSPEWRTSLKTNGWDDAFLTGDKFGDFLAAQDKSVVSVLKELGL; encoded by the coding sequence GTGCGTCTGCGCACACCCCTTGCCCTGCTCGGGGCCGCGCTGCTCGTGCTCGCAGGGCCGCCGCTGCTCTCCACGGGCAGCGACGCCGAGACCGGCACACAGATCCCCGGCCTGCGCTTCATGGTCCCCAACACACCGGGCGGCGGCTACGACATCACCGCCCGCACCGCGGCGAAGAACGCCGAGGACGCCGGACTCACCCACAACATCGAGGTGTTCAACCTCCCCGGCGCCGGCGGCACCGTCGGCCTCAGCCGCCTCGTCGGCGAGCACGGCAACGGCAAGCTCGCCATGTCCATGGGCCTGGGCGTCGTGGGCGCCGCGCGCTCCAACGACTCGCCCAAGACCCTCGCCGACACCACCCCCATCGCCCGCCTCACCGAAGAGCCGGACGTCGTCGTGGTCGCCAAGGACTCGCCGTACAAGGACATCAAGCAGCTGGTCACCGCCTGGAAGAAGAACCCGGGCAAGCTCCCCGTCGGCGGCGGCTCATCCCCGGGCGGCCCCGACCACCTCGCCCCCATGCTGATGGCGCGCGCCGCCGGGATCGACCCGAAGAAGGTCAACTACGTCCCCTTCGACGGCGGCGGTGAACTCCTCGCCTCGATCCTCGGCAAGAAGGTCGCCTTCGGCGTCTCGGGCGTCGGCGAGTATCTCGACCAGATCAAGTCGGGCGAGCTGCGCCTCCTCGCCACCACCGGGCCCAAGCGGGCCAAGGGCCTGGACGGCCCGACCCTCAAGGAGTCCGGCTACGACGTGGACTTCACCAACTGGCGCGGCATCGTCGCCCCGCCCGGCCTCTCCGACGCGGAACGCAAGAAGCTCACCGGCCTGGTCAGGAAGCTCCACGACTCCCCTGAGTGGCGCACATCCCTCAAGACCAACGGCTGGGACGACGCCTTCCTCACCGGAGACAAGTTCGGCGACTTCCTGGCCGCCCAGGACAAGAGCGTGGTGTCCGTGCTGAAGGAGCTGGGACTGTGA
- a CDS encoding GNAT family N-acetyltransferase: MTVLVRALRPGSRPDAEAFAAVRRACVPAMLATADSIQFDLAHAHPDSRYRQLVAEADGEIIGTAQVGIAYDSPDPGQGFANVYVLPQRRGLGAGSLILRTAEEYLAAEGATTVFSWVLDEPANRAFATARGYRASRSAHFLRLDLAGGTLPPRQELPAGVELRTGAEFGDDPRALFDLDAETVADEPSDVATEFTDYEHWLAETWNHPLVNRELTSVAVMDGRPAAFTLARTDDASRYGSGMTGTGRAFRGRGLAKLAKNDSLHRARAVGCTEAFTGNDAGNEPMLAINKWFGYEICATEVRHVRDLG; the protein is encoded by the coding sequence ATGACCGTCCTAGTCCGCGCCCTGCGCCCCGGCAGCCGGCCCGATGCCGAGGCCTTCGCCGCCGTCCGGCGCGCCTGCGTCCCCGCCATGCTCGCCACCGCCGATTCGATCCAGTTCGACCTGGCGCACGCCCATCCCGACTCCCGCTACCGCCAGTTGGTCGCGGAGGCCGACGGAGAGATCATCGGCACGGCGCAGGTGGGCATCGCCTACGACAGCCCCGACCCCGGCCAGGGCTTCGCCAACGTCTACGTACTCCCACAGCGGCGCGGGCTCGGCGCGGGTTCGCTGATCCTGCGGACGGCGGAGGAGTACCTGGCGGCGGAAGGCGCCACCACGGTCTTCTCCTGGGTCCTGGACGAGCCCGCGAACCGCGCCTTCGCGACCGCACGCGGCTACCGCGCGAGCCGCTCGGCCCACTTCCTCCGCCTCGACCTGGCGGGCGGCACCCTGCCGCCCCGCCAAGAGCTGCCCGCCGGAGTGGAGTTGCGCACGGGAGCGGAGTTCGGGGACGACCCGCGCGCCCTCTTCGACCTGGACGCGGAGACGGTGGCGGACGAACCGAGCGACGTGGCAACGGAGTTCACGGACTACGAGCACTGGCTCGCCGAGACCTGGAACCACCCCCTGGTGAACCGCGAACTGACCTCGGTGGCGGTGATGGACGGCAGGCCCGCGGCCTTCACGCTGGCCCGCACGGACGACGCGTCGCGCTACGGGAGCGGCATGACCGGCACCGGACGCGCGTTCCGCGGGCGCGGCCTCGCCAAGCTCGCCAAGAACGACTCCCTGCACCGGGCGCGGGCCGTGGGCTGCACCGAGGCGTTCACCGGAAACGACGCCGGCAACGAGCCGATGCTGGCGATCAACAAGTGGTTCGGCTACGAGATCTGCGCAACGGAGGTACGCCATGTCCGAGACCTCGGCTGA
- a CDS encoding GNAT family N-acetyltransferase, which produces MTADIRLATAADVPAVKAVTDAAYRPYIERIGVVPVPMEADHAAEVAAGRVYVTGNPVVGVLVLVPHQDHLFLDSIAVHPEAASQGVGRRLLTFVDERARELGLPEIRLYTNAMMWENQKIYPRYGYEMVERRVEGPYDRYHYRKSL; this is translated from the coding sequence ATGACAGCCGACATCCGCCTCGCCACCGCCGCCGACGTCCCCGCCGTGAAGGCGGTGACGGACGCCGCCTACCGCCCCTACATCGAGCGCATCGGAGTCGTGCCCGTCCCCATGGAGGCGGACCACGCGGCGGAGGTGGCGGCCGGGCGGGTGTATGTCACCGGAAATCCGGTGGTGGGTGTCCTGGTCCTCGTCCCGCACCAGGACCACCTGTTCCTGGACAGCATCGCGGTCCACCCCGAGGCAGCAAGCCAAGGGGTGGGCCGTCGCCTGCTCACCTTCGTGGACGAGCGGGCGCGGGAGCTCGGTCTCCCGGAGATCAGGCTCTATACGAACGCGATGATGTGGGAGAACCAGAAGATCTACCCGCGGTACGGCTACGAGATGGTGGAGCGCAGGGTGGAAGGACCTTACGACCGCTACCACTACAGGAAGAGCCTCTAG
- a CDS encoding DUF5925 domain-containing protein, which produces MSANPQDTLPIRLNVDDSDSPSDVVDALFLGRFATGEQPFSHSSNIDRVKSGSTLLPPGATVLRAARDDDRSATLAEGDGWTLLISRWNRGADVTVTATTADLAEKVLKQATDGAQDEPEPQPDNVTMGFWYVSPRRGPHRTTRQIAAGTWEEVRQNYTAPVAEAMDSLMKTTPEDISGRLLLLHGPPGTGKTSALRTLARSWRDWCQVDCVLDPERLFSDVGYLMDIAIGEDDGTAKGRWRLLLLEDCDELIRGEAKHTAGQALSRLLNLTDGLLGQGRNVLVGVTTNEDLERLHPAVVRPGRCLARIEVGSLTRAESVDWLGTDEGVSREGATLAELYALRRGTSPTSVPDPREGADAGLYL; this is translated from the coding sequence ATGTCTGCGAACCCTCAGGACACCCTGCCGATCCGGCTCAACGTCGACGACAGCGACTCCCCGTCGGATGTCGTGGACGCCCTCTTCCTCGGCCGTTTCGCCACCGGCGAGCAGCCCTTCTCGCACAGCTCCAACATCGACCGCGTCAAGTCAGGATCCACGCTGCTCCCGCCGGGTGCGACGGTGCTGCGCGCCGCCCGCGACGACGACCGCAGCGCGACGCTGGCCGAGGGCGACGGCTGGACGCTCCTGATCTCCCGCTGGAACCGCGGCGCGGACGTCACGGTGACGGCGACGACCGCCGACCTCGCGGAGAAGGTCCTGAAGCAGGCGACGGACGGCGCGCAGGACGAGCCCGAACCGCAGCCGGACAACGTGACCATGGGATTCTGGTACGTCTCCCCGAGGCGCGGCCCGCACCGCACCACCCGGCAGATCGCCGCCGGTACGTGGGAGGAGGTGCGGCAGAACTACACCGCGCCGGTCGCCGAGGCGATGGACTCCCTGATGAAGACCACTCCCGAGGACATCTCGGGCCGCCTCCTGCTGCTGCACGGCCCGCCGGGCACGGGCAAGACGTCGGCGCTGCGCACGCTCGCGCGGTCCTGGCGGGACTGGTGCCAGGTGGACTGCGTCCTTGACCCCGAGCGGCTGTTCAGCGACGTCGGCTACTTGATGGACATCGCGATCGGCGAGGACGACGGTACGGCGAAGGGGCGCTGGCGGCTGCTGCTCCTGGAGGACTGCGACGAGCTGATCCGCGGGGAGGCGAAGCACACCGCAGGGCAGGCGTTGTCGCGGTTGCTGAACCTGACGGACGGGCTGCTCGGGCAGGGCCGCAACGTCCTGGTCGGCGTCACGACCAACGAGGACCTGGAGCGGCTCCACCCGGCGGTGGTCCGGCCCGGCCGGTGCCTCGCCCGGATCGAGGTCGGCAGCCTGACCCGCGCGGAGTCGGTCGACTGGCTCGGCACGGACGAGGGGGTCTCCCGCGAGGGCGCGACGCTGGCCGAGCTCTACGCGTTGCGGCGCGGGACCTCCCCCACGTCGGTCCCGGACCCCCGGGAAGGGGCGGACGCGGGGCTTTACCTGTAG
- a CDS encoding GH39 family glycosyl hydrolase, which produces MGRHGWNSGAQRWRLTALLGVALAALALILTVITTLPGDDTGTEGTTRDGDKVHGTPAVPPDEAKPAVGWGFTHTQYSADEGTDAATQRARTMLAEQPRALPQIQHIMGWGASNPEPVKGRYDFEAMDRRMDFIRATDATPVVTLCCAPDWMKGGKPGADNTDWSQQALETAPERAHYTDYAKLAATVAKRYPDVRHFIVWNEFKGFWNSEKARWDYEGYTELYNLVYKELKKVNEDIMVGGPYLVMDSVDPRQTEGASREVKGAWGRMDQRVLDAFDYWNKNKTGADFVVVDGSSYTVDDEMLPDEFKATDKLTAVGKWVRSRTGDLPLWWAEYYVEPGDSNDDRDDWSEPHRVAVQASGLMAMARGGARSGFYWNPQNRGEDCAGCLWRSTELEDGGTELPMLKMLSRFNEEFGPGTEFEKVSVAADDVPNVRVLADKETVLVVNTLDRTIDAKIDGQRFELKGYGVKWLKR; this is translated from the coding sequence ATGGGACGTCATGGGTGGAATTCGGGGGCACAGCGGTGGCGGCTCACCGCGCTGCTCGGCGTTGCTCTGGCCGCACTGGCCCTGATCCTGACCGTCATCACCACACTCCCCGGCGACGACACGGGCACCGAGGGCACCACGCGCGACGGGGACAAGGTGCACGGCACCCCGGCCGTCCCGCCCGACGAGGCGAAGCCGGCCGTCGGCTGGGGCTTCACCCACACCCAGTACAGCGCGGACGAGGGCACGGACGCCGCCACGCAGCGCGCCCGGACGATGCTCGCCGAGCAGCCGCGCGCGCTGCCGCAGATCCAGCACATCATGGGCTGGGGCGCGAGCAACCCCGAGCCCGTCAAGGGGCGTTACGACTTCGAGGCGATGGACCGGCGGATGGACTTCATCCGCGCCACCGACGCCACGCCGGTCGTCACCCTGTGCTGCGCCCCGGACTGGATGAAGGGCGGCAAGCCCGGCGCGGACAACACCGACTGGAGCCAGCAGGCCCTGGAGACCGCCCCGGAACGCGCCCACTACACGGACTACGCCAAGCTCGCGGCGACGGTCGCCAAACGCTATCCGGACGTACGTCACTTCATCGTCTGGAACGAATTCAAGGGCTTCTGGAACAGCGAGAAGGCCCGCTGGGACTACGAGGGCTACACCGAGCTCTACAACCTGGTCTACAAGGAGCTCAAGAAGGTCAACGAGGACATCATGGTCGGCGGTCCCTACCTGGTCATGGACAGCGTCGACCCGCGCCAGACCGAGGGGGCGTCGAGAGAGGTCAAGGGCGCCTGGGGCCGCATGGACCAGCGCGTCCTCGACGCCTTCGACTACTGGAACAAGAACAAGACGGGCGCGGACTTCGTCGTCGTGGACGGCTCCAGCTACACCGTCGACGACGAGATGCTCCCCGACGAGTTCAAGGCCACCGACAAGCTCACGGCGGTCGGCAAGTGGGTGCGGTCGCGCACCGGCGACCTTCCGCTGTGGTGGGCCGAGTACTACGTGGAACCGGGCGACAGCAACGACGACCGCGACGACTGGTCCGAGCCGCACCGCGTCGCCGTCCAGGCGTCCGGTCTGATGGCGATGGCCCGCGGCGGCGCGCGCAGCGGCTTCTACTGGAACCCGCAGAACAGGGGCGAGGACTGCGCGGGCTGCCTGTGGCGCTCCACCGAGCTGGAGGACGGCGGCACGGAGCTGCCGATGCTGAAGATGCTCTCCCGGTTCAACGAGGAGTTCGGGCCCGGCACGGAGTTCGAGAAGGTCTCCGTCGCCGCCGACGACGTACCGAACGTCCGTGTCCTGGCAGACAAGGAGACGGTGCTCGTCGTGAACACCCTCGACCGCACGATCGACGCGAAGATCGACGGGCAGCGGTTCGAGTTGAAGGGGTACGGGGTGAAGTGGCTGAAGCGGTGA